One Paracoccus sp. TOH DNA segment encodes these proteins:
- a CDS encoding FAD-dependent oxidoreductase — MRAAGVGNDRQIYDSLIIGGGIFGLYAAMLLAQKGQSVALLDRGEIWTEASAVNAGSLGVQNKLPALVPYALWSWEIWQGLLTQFGIDAHLRRAGGWKVAMTANEADRLRDVARQQAEAGARIEILTQAQIGDRAPWLSPDVAAASYSPQDGFASPTLMGPALAKAAANAGVQIFAHHPVSAIHPGPSPEVDTPHGRVRARRLGIATGAWTQITAAMLGVHLPVALDVNMVTVTEPAPFTMQGLVSHARGILTLKQALNGSCLIGGGWQGIGTLEDRRKDVDHDQVVHNIRLALRVVPGLAGLNALRSWAGYEGVTPDSLPYLGPLQGHDNIFVAACARGGFTLGPAMGQLLAEVMAGQAPSRPIEIFDPARFQHG; from the coding sequence CGGTGGCGGGATCTTCGGCCTCTATGCTGCGATGCTGCTGGCCCAGAAGGGGCAGAGCGTGGCCCTGCTGGACCGCGGCGAGATCTGGACGGAAGCGTCGGCGGTCAACGCAGGGTCGTTGGGGGTGCAAAACAAGTTGCCGGCGCTGGTGCCCTATGCGCTTTGGTCGTGGGAAATCTGGCAGGGGCTGCTGACACAATTCGGCATTGACGCGCATCTGCGGCGTGCCGGAGGCTGGAAGGTCGCGATGACCGCAAACGAGGCCGACCGGCTCCGCGATGTCGCGCGCCAGCAGGCCGAGGCTGGGGCGCGCATCGAGATCCTGACCCAAGCGCAGATTGGCGATCGCGCGCCGTGGTTGTCGCCCGATGTCGCCGCCGCATCCTATTCGCCGCAGGACGGTTTTGCCAGCCCGACCCTCATGGGTCCGGCGCTGGCCAAGGCTGCCGCGAATGCCGGGGTGCAGATTTTTGCGCACCACCCGGTCAGCGCCATCCATCCCGGCCCCAGCCCCGAGGTCGACACCCCACATGGCCGAGTCCGGGCCCGCCGCCTGGGCATCGCCACCGGTGCCTGGACGCAGATCACCGCGGCAATGCTGGGCGTGCATCTTCCGGTCGCGCTGGATGTGAATATGGTCACGGTGACAGAGCCCGCGCCATTCACGATGCAAGGTCTGGTCAGTCATGCCCGCGGCATCCTCACGCTCAAGCAGGCGCTGAATGGCAGTTGCCTGATCGGCGGCGGCTGGCAGGGCATCGGCACCCTGGAGGACCGGCGCAAGGATGTGGATCACGACCAGGTGGTTCACAATATCCGGCTAGCCCTGCGTGTCGTGCCGGGCCTTGCCGGGCTGAATGCCTTGCGCAGCTGGGCCGGATACGAAGGCGTGACGCCCGATTCCCTGCCCTATCTCGGCCCGCTGCAGGGCCATGACAATATCTTCGTCGCAGCCTGTGCCCGTGGCGGCTTCACCCTTGGCCCAGCAATGGGCCAATTGCTTGCCGAGGTGATGGCAGGGCAAGCGCCATCGCGGCCTATCGAGATTTTTGACCCGGCGAGGTTCCAGCATGGGTGA
- a CDS encoding (2Fe-2S)-binding protein, translated as MGDFRLIPGVKPGPIISFTFNGAAMTGHQGESIASALLRAGMAAQRISARDGARRGYYCGMGQCWECAVWVEGLNTVRSCMEPVEAGMVIRTGDEGVR; from the coding sequence ATGGGTGATTTTCGTCTCATCCCCGGCGTGAAGCCGGGGCCGATCATTTCCTTCACCTTCAACGGCGCCGCTATGACCGGCCATCAAGGCGAAAGCATCGCCTCTGCGCTCTTGCGGGCCGGCATGGCGGCGCAGCGGATCTCGGCCCGCGACGGGGCCCGCCGTGGCTATTATTGCGGCATGGGCCAGTGCTGGGAATGCGCCGTCTGGGTCGAGGGGCTGAACACGGTCCGCAGCTGTATGGAGCCGGTCGAGGCCGGCATGGTCATCCGAACCGGCGACGAGGGCGTGCGATGA
- a CDS encoding FAD-dependent oxidoreductase, whose amino-acid sequence MTAPVVIIGAGPAGLSCAAALAEAGREVVILDENRQAGGQYFRQLPAAFSADYRRLPHDRKGYAALAQVLARPGVRFLRDTTVWSAVAPHCIAYAGREGSGRIDASAVVLATGAQDLPMPFPGWTLPGVISAGGCLNLVKGQGLVPQGRVVVAGNGPLVLVTAATLIAAGAQVVAVHEAQRAARLLPASMRGLWAAPGILRQALAYRAAMLRAGVPMRFGHMVAEVSGREALESVTVARIGPDGRPDDRRQTLEADILVTGYGLVPGSEPARLFGCRMRFEPSLNGAVPERSGTFETSVAGVYAIGDGAGIGGVKVAIIEGRIAAHAILGQGVPAPLRRDHGRLDRFRRSLNLAYRLASPLNAATPDTIVCRCEALKLAELQSHPRLQTGNLNALKTATRLGMGRCQGRNCLPAAPTLLGLAPDDLATRPRVRPPLRPIPLGQIAADRDARPVPEPDEPQIPQTGETP is encoded by the coding sequence ATGACGGCCCCGGTGGTGATCATCGGCGCGGGGCCGGCGGGCCTGTCTTGCGCCGCGGCTCTCGCCGAAGCCGGACGCGAGGTCGTTATCCTGGACGAGAATCGACAGGCGGGCGGCCAGTATTTTCGCCAGTTGCCCGCGGCATTCTCGGCAGACTATCGGCGGCTGCCGCATGATCGTAAAGGCTATGCCGCGCTGGCGCAGGTTCTTGCCAGGCCCGGCGTGCGGTTCCTGCGCGACACGACCGTATGGTCGGCAGTGGCGCCACATTGCATCGCCTATGCGGGGCGCGAGGGCAGCGGCAGAATCGACGCGAGCGCAGTCGTGCTCGCAACCGGCGCGCAGGATCTGCCGATGCCGTTCCCCGGCTGGACCCTGCCGGGGGTCATTTCCGCTGGTGGCTGCCTGAATCTGGTCAAGGGTCAGGGATTGGTGCCGCAGGGCCGTGTCGTTGTCGCCGGTAACGGACCTCTGGTCCTGGTGACGGCAGCGACATTGATTGCCGCCGGAGCCCAGGTCGTTGCTGTCCACGAGGCACAGCGTGCGGCGCGGCTTTTGCCGGCCAGCATGAGGGGGCTTTGGGCCGCGCCCGGGATTCTGCGTCAGGCTTTGGCTTATCGTGCGGCGATGCTGCGCGCCGGCGTGCCGATGCGTTTCGGACATATGGTAGCAGAGGTCTCGGGTCGCGAGGCGCTGGAAAGCGTGACCGTCGCTCGAATCGGGCCCGATGGCCGTCCGGACGACCGGCGCCAAACCCTCGAAGCAGATATTTTGGTGACAGGCTACGGACTGGTGCCCGGATCAGAACCCGCGCGGTTGTTCGGCTGCCGAATGCGGTTTGAACCAAGCCTCAACGGCGCGGTCCCCGAACGGAGCGGGACGTTCGAGACCAGTGTGGCAGGTGTCTATGCCATCGGCGACGGCGCCGGAATCGGTGGCGTCAAGGTTGCCATCATCGAAGGCCGGATCGCGGCGCACGCAATCCTTGGACAAGGCGTGCCCGCACCCTTGCGTCGGGATCATGGACGGCTGGACCGGTTCCGTCGCAGTTTGAACCTGGCCTATCGGCTCGCGTCGCCGCTGAACGCCGCCACGCCCGACACCATCGTTTGCCGCTGTGAAGCGCTGAAGCTGGCAGAGCTGCAATCGCATCCCCGACTGCAGACCGGCAACCTGAATGCCTTGAAAACGGCAACGCGGCTGGGCATGGGCCGCTGTCAAGGTCGCAACTGCTTGCCCGCCGCGCCCACATTGTTGGGCCTGGCGCCTGACGATCTGGCGACCCGGCCCAGAGTGCGCCCACCTCTTCGTCCGATTCCGCTAGGCCAGATTGCCGCCGATCGCGACGCTCGACCGGTCCCCGAGCCGGACGAACCACAGATCCCCCAAACAGGAGAAACCCCATGA
- a CDS encoding aldehyde dehydrogenase family protein — MKDLAPHRHIDLKPFIDGAHVPTGNDAAVPTYDPATGEVLAQVPVADAALVDRAVKSAKAALKGAWAEITPAERGRILFRVAQAIRSRAEELATVESLDSGKPMREAKGDIETSARYFEYYAGMADKLQGDTIPLGKGFVSFTQHEPVGVTAHIIPWNFPLVTTTRGLAPALAAGATAVVKPAEQTPLTALMLGTILKDAGVPDGVVNIVCGTGATTGAPLVAHPDIAHVTFTGSVATGISVMRSAAEHVASVTMELGGKSPVVVLDDADQEAALEGTLKAIFTNAGQVCSAGSRLVIERGCADAFIEKLRARVRQIGIGRGIDDPGLGPIVSLQQLQKIDQIVTASIEAGAGLLEGGKILNPEGLGGWFYAPTLLKAAKADMPAVQEEIFGPVLTIQIADDFEHACELAECTRFGLVAGIYTADFSKAMRFGRSVSAGQVYINQYFAGGVETPFGGTKNSGFGREKGLEALRAYYAVKTITAKI; from the coding sequence ATGAAAGACCTTGCTCCGCATCGTCACATCGACCTGAAGCCCTTCATCGACGGCGCTCATGTGCCGACCGGAAACGATGCGGCTGTGCCGACCTATGATCCGGCCACCGGCGAGGTGCTGGCGCAGGTTCCGGTTGCCGATGCCGCTTTGGTCGACCGGGCGGTGAAATCCGCCAAGGCCGCCCTGAAGGGTGCCTGGGCCGAGATCACTCCGGCCGAGCGCGGTCGGATCCTGTTCCGGGTGGCGCAAGCCATCCGTTCGCGGGCCGAGGAGCTGGCAACGGTGGAATCTCTCGACAGTGGCAAGCCCATGCGCGAGGCCAAGGGCGATATCGAAACCTCGGCCCGATATTTCGAATATTACGCCGGAATGGCGGACAAGCTGCAGGGCGACACGATCCCGTTGGGCAAGGGTTTCGTCTCTTTCACCCAACACGAGCCGGTTGGTGTCACCGCACACATCATTCCGTGGAATTTCCCATTGGTGACCACGACGCGCGGCCTGGCGCCTGCCTTGGCCGCAGGCGCGACGGCCGTGGTCAAGCCCGCTGAACAGACGCCGCTGACCGCGCTGATGTTGGGCACCATTCTCAAGGACGCCGGCGTGCCTGATGGCGTCGTGAACATCGTCTGCGGCACCGGCGCCACCACCGGCGCCCCGCTGGTGGCCCATCCCGACATCGCGCATGTGACCTTTACCGGTTCGGTCGCCACCGGCATCAGTGTCATGCGCAGCGCCGCCGAACATGTCGCCTCGGTGACGATGGAACTGGGCGGGAAATCGCCCGTGGTGGTTCTGGACGATGCTGATCAGGAAGCGGCGCTTGAGGGTACGCTGAAAGCGATCTTCACCAATGCCGGGCAGGTCTGCTCGGCCGGTTCCCGGCTGGTGATCGAGCGCGGCTGTGCCGACGCCTTTATTGAAAAACTGCGCGCGCGCGTGCGTCAGATCGGCATTGGCCGCGGGATCGACGACCCTGGGCTTGGTCCGATCGTGTCGCTCCAGCAATTGCAGAAGATCGACCAGATCGTGACTGCCAGCATCGAGGCGGGGGCAGGGCTTCTGGAAGGCGGCAAGATCCTCAATCCCGAAGGCTTGGGCGGCTGGTTCTATGCGCCGACGCTGCTCAAGGCTGCCAAGGCCGACATGCCCGCCGTGCAGGAGGAGATCTTTGGCCCGGTGCTGACCATCCAGATCGCCGATGATTTCGAGCATGCCTGCGAATTGGCCGAATGTACCCGGTTCGGCCTGGTCGCCGGCATCTATACTGCTGACTTCTCGAAGGCGATGCGCTTTGGCCGCTCGGTTTCTGCAGGGCAGGTCTATATCAACCAGTATTTTGCAGGAGGCGTCGAGACACCATTCGGTGGCACGAAAAATAGCGGTTTCGGGCGCGAAAAGGGCCTTGAAGCACTGCGAGCCTATTACGCTGTCAAAACCATCACGGCGAAGATTTGA
- a CDS encoding helix-turn-helix domain-containing protein, which produces MTEEEERRFSPTQFFSRTFTDSESLAASIPGGKVDVVPTGYRDFRGTVRLVNLGKGVSLQSAGATAPVTLRTELIGGDTPATTFFFVPNPDPKAAVDGIHLAADMVFSRSCGDISSLRTAGPFELRAVCILNSALRRASAALTGREKMAALETPATLKRAGVAQLANLHSHYALITQAVDAAGWEMIARRKALTEFASDAISAALVRLLDTGDLRTDHLAHRLQTASMRRIDRLIDEDSDHLIGLQELCERAGLSLRTIESIIRRRMDMTAHSYLKRRRLTRARKALLSPGEGVTVTSVAMDHGFTHLGRFSIFYRQMYGESPSETLRNVTGRQEG; this is translated from the coding sequence ATGACCGAGGAAGAGGAAAGGCGGTTCTCTCCGACCCAATTCTTTTCAAGGACTTTCACCGATAGCGAGTCCCTGGCCGCAAGCATTCCCGGCGGAAAGGTCGATGTCGTTCCGACAGGATACCGGGATTTTCGTGGCACCGTCCGATTGGTCAACCTGGGCAAGGGCGTGTCGCTGCAGTCTGCGGGTGCCACCGCCCCGGTTACCCTTCGCACCGAGTTGATCGGCGGCGACACGCCGGCCACCACGTTTTTCTTTGTGCCCAACCCCGATCCGAAAGCCGCAGTCGATGGTATCCACCTGGCTGCGGATATGGTCTTTTCCCGCAGTTGCGGCGATATCTCCAGCCTGAGAACGGCCGGCCCCTTCGAGCTCCGCGCGGTGTGCATCCTGAACTCGGCCCTGCGCCGCGCCTCGGCAGCGCTGACCGGCCGGGAAAAGATGGCGGCTCTGGAGACCCCGGCCACGCTGAAAAGGGCCGGCGTGGCGCAATTGGCGAATTTGCATAGCCATTACGCCCTCATCACCCAAGCGGTCGATGCCGCAGGCTGGGAAATGATTGCAAGGCGCAAGGCGCTGACGGAATTCGCCAGCGACGCGATCTCCGCCGCGCTGGTCCGGCTGCTGGACACAGGCGACCTGCGGACCGACCATCTGGCCCATCGGCTGCAGACCGCCTCGATGCGCCGGATCGACCGCTTGATCGACGAGGATTCCGATCATCTCATCGGGCTTCAGGAATTATGCGAGAGGGCCGGTCTTTCGCTGCGGACGATTGAATCCATCATCCGCCGGCGCATGGACATGACCGCGCATTCCTATCTGAAGCGGCGCCGCCTGACCCGCGCGCGCAAGGCGCTGCTCAGCCCCGGCGAGGGGGTGACGGTCACCTCGGTCGCCATGGACCACGGTTTCACGCATCTGGGACGGTTCTCGATCTTCTATCGCCAGATGTACGGAGAATCCCCGTCCGAGACGCTGCGAAACGTGACCGGACGGCAAGAGGGTTGA
- a CDS encoding toxin-activating lysine-acyltransferase has product MTLLHDIRPEFPSQDAISAYGALSFLYMHSSRHLDWPLRDIRRIVQPPIDLKQARIFYYDGVPRAACTWAHLNGEAERQFLAGAPLRPAQWRSGPRLWLMEIVAPYEQGTGANAFRAFIEHIPEGIKSFRYLRVSGAGEVRRVVESTRLRDRSWGAKILTTALERT; this is encoded by the coding sequence ATGACGTTGCTGCATGACATCCGACCCGAGTTCCCCAGCCAGGATGCCATTTCCGCCTATGGGGCCTTGAGCTTTCTCTACATGCATTCGTCGCGACACCTCGATTGGCCGCTGCGCGACATCCGGCGCATTGTGCAGCCCCCGATCGACCTGAAACAGGCGCGGATTTTTTATTATGACGGGGTTCCCAGGGCGGCCTGCACCTGGGCGCATCTGAATGGCGAGGCCGAGCGGCAATTTCTGGCCGGTGCGCCCCTGCGACCGGCGCAATGGCGCAGCGGTCCCCGTTTGTGGCTGATGGAGATCGTCGCACCATATGAACAGGGCACGGGGGCAAACGCCTTCCGGGCTTTCATCGAGCATATCCCCGAGGGGATCAAAAGCTTCCGCTACCTGCGGGTGAGTGGTGCGGGCGAGGTCCGGCGCGTCGTCGAATCGACGCGGCTGCGGGACCGTTCCTGGGGTGCAAAAATCTTAACGACTGCTCTTGAGAGGACGTAA
- a CDS encoding Hint domain-containing protein, translating into MLTHGTEESPGNYDNYTYTIDIDQFTDPDEIITITGDWGRSDNPALDGDQTTNGGEYVAAQIPNPSGGIYFGDLSVNLQNGNMTWAFTVAELQQFAGQNYDVYFVGKYAGQNSDSDLLKLVITCFLDGTMIATPTGETAVESLAIGDLVKTADGRSVPVTWVGRKRITNHVLLSDKAAPVRVSAGALGRGLPHSDLLLSADHGLIVDGMVVNAGAMVNGGSIHFVDLAQMPEEFTYYHIETESHDEILANGLCAETFVDYIGRKGFDNYDEYLSLYGCDRIIPEMKRLRISSRRQLPDGLREQLNIPAFSEGVEALIEQFGQAA; encoded by the coding sequence GTGCTGACCCACGGCACCGAGGAAAGCCCCGGAAACTACGACAACTACACCTATACCATCGACATCGACCAGTTCACCGATCCCGATGAAATCATCACGATCACCGGCGACTGGGGCCGTTCGGACAATCCCGCGCTGGACGGGGACCAGACGACGAATGGCGGCGAATATGTCGCGGCCCAGATCCCGAACCCCAGCGGCGGAATCTACTTCGGCGACCTTTCCGTGAATCTGCAAAATGGAAACATGACCTGGGCCTTTACTGTCGCCGAGCTGCAGCAATTCGCCGGACAGAACTATGATGTCTACTTCGTCGGAAAATACGCCGGGCAGAACAGCGATTCCGATCTGCTGAAGCTGGTCATCACCTGTTTTCTTGACGGCACGATGATCGCGACCCCCACGGGCGAAACGGCGGTCGAGAGCCTGGCCATCGGCGACCTGGTCAAGACGGCGGACGGCCGGTCCGTGCCGGTGACATGGGTGGGGCGCAAGCGGATCACGAACCATGTGCTGCTGTCCGACAAGGCGGCGCCGGTCCGTGTTTCGGCCGGGGCGCTGGGGCGCGGCCTGCCGCACAGCGACCTGCTGCTTTCGGCCGATCACGGCCTGATCGTCGACGGCATGGTGGTGAATGCGGGGGCGATGGTGAACGGCGGCTCGATCCATTTCGTCGATCTGGCGCAGATGCCCGAGGAGTTCACCTATTACCATATCGAGACCGAAAGCCATGACGAGATCCTGGCCAACGGGCTGTGCGCTGAAACCTTTGTCGATTACATCGGCCGCAAGGGCTTCGACAACTACGATGAATATCTTAGCCTTTATGGCTGCGACCGCATCATCCCGGAAATGAAGCGCCTGCGCATTTCGTCCCGGCGCCAGCTGCCGGACGGCCTGCGCGAGCAACTGAACATTCCCGCCTTCAGCGAGGGTGTCGAGGCCCTGATCGAGCAGTTCGGCCAGGCCGCATAG